From Strigops habroptila isolate Jane chromosome 10, bStrHab1.2.pri, whole genome shotgun sequence, one genomic window encodes:
- the PFN3 gene encoding profilin-3, translated as MTSQHRLEWPVPSFALTGKARALALDLPQLPSSGLQGSEGQTHNLKLLGPVCPKSQQVEDKEAQRRAFLRGSESPATMDYWKQYINSILVDRIVEDVAIVGLSDNKCVWAAKPGGLLAAISPQEVGLITGQDRKMFLLTGITIAGKKCSVIRDNLLVDEDNVMDVRSKGNDSRSICIGKTPRALIFLMGKKGVHGGALNQKVHDMIVGMKV; from the coding sequence ATGACATCACAACACAGGCTGGAGTGGCCAGTGCCATCGTTTGCCCTCACAGGCAAAGCAAGAGCATTGGCTCTTGATCTTCCCCAGCTCCCCTCTTCAGGCTTGCAGGGGTCTGAAGGCCAAACTCATAACTTGAAGCTTTTAGGACCAGTGTGTCCAAAGTCCCAGCAAGTGGAAGACAAGGAAGCTCAGCGCCGGGCATTCCTGAGGGGTTCAGAGAGCCCGGCCACAATGGATTACTGGAAGCAATACATCAACAGCATCCTGGTGGACAGGATCGTTGAAGATGTGGCCATCGTGGGTCTCTCTGACAACAAGTGTGTTTGGGCAGCCAAGCCAGGAGGGCTCCTCGCAGCCATCTCACCTCAAGAAGTGGGCTTGATCACAGGCCAGGATCGGAAGATGTTCCTGCTAACGGGAATCACCATAGCTGGCAAAAAGTGCAGTGTGATTCGCGACAACCTGCTGGTGGATGAAGACAACGTGATGGATGTCAGAAGCAAAGGCAATGACAGCAGATCCATCTGTATTGGCAAGACCCCCAGAGCCCTGATCTTCCTCATGGGCAAGAAGGGAGTCCATGGAGGAGCCCTTAACCAAAAGGTCCATGATATGATTGTGGGCATGAAAGTGTGA